CGTTTTCTTTTTCCTGCGGACAATCACTACGATCATCAGGATAACAGAAAGTACCAGTACCCCGAGAAGAATCGCGACAGGTGCCTGGTCACCGGTTTTGACGCCCCGGTAAACAGTCTGTACCTTTTTCACCACATGAACGACGGGATCTCCTTTAACCGTAATGACTTCCGGCGCCTTCGGGTCATCGTACTGCACCCGGAAATCAAACTGGATTTTACCATCCCGGGCCATGTAGACATTGTCTCCGGACTCACCGTCCAGCTCCACCGTCAACTGCAGCTTTGCCGTCTCTCCGCCTTTTAACACCGCTAACAGATAATAGTCATCCAGCGTATCATCCAGCTCCTTTAATCCCCGGGCGCCGTTATTACTGCCTCCTACTGTGGCCAGCTCCTGCCCGTCCCCATAGATGCGGGTGAATGTGCCATTCTGCACCAGATCCAGTGACACGTGATAAAAAGCATTATCTTCACCGATTTCCTGCAGGCTTTTCAGTACCTGGGCAGACATATAAAAATCCACTGCCCGCTGATCTGCATTTTTCAGAATGATTTCCTGGGTACGGGTTTCCGAAGGAAGCATGTTGTCAAAGGCATCGCCGAAATCTGTCACCTCATAATTGCTGTATACGATCTGTTTCCCGTCAAAGGTCACCGTTGGCCCGGCATCTGCTGCCAGAGAAACCGTTCCCATTCCGAGGAAAAGCGCCAGGAGTATTCCCGGAATCCACCTTTTTTTCTTCATATCCACGCTCTCCCTTCGCTTAATTCCATACTGCCGTAATGGTTCCGTTCTCGATCTGCAGCTGCACGCCCCACTCAGACAGCGCCGCATCTTCCGCATGCAATGTCTGTACACCATCTGCCTCCACGAAGATCTGCACTGCTTTATCCGCATAGGCATTGGTCAGTTCCGGTGCAACGGAAAATCCCCTCAACACCTCATCCGTGGCACTGCCGGAATCTCCGCCCACTGCCTTTGTATAGTACAGTGTGATGGTCTCCCTGCCCTGCTGCTCTTCCACAGACCCGCCATCTGCCAGCAGCCAGGAGCCGCCCTGCTCTGTCGTGTTCAGATCCAGCAGGATCAGGGATGGATCCAGGGTATAATCCTTGGAAAACTGTCCCCCGCTTCCCTCTCCCCAGCAGCGTGTGATCCGCACCCGGGTATAAAAGGAGGTATCACCTGAATCACCATTGATGACCCGCACATGCTTTTCCACAGATACTCCAGGCATGAGATGTTCCTCGACAATTTCCCCTTCTGCCTCTTTCATCCGGGTACCGTCCTCCTGCAGGTCAATATCCAGCTTTTTCGTCGATAACTGATTCTGAACCGGCTTCCCGTCTGCCTGGAAAAATGCCAGGGATCCGCCGATGATCGTTGTCAGCAGCATTGCCGCTGTTATTCCCATCAGCAAAAGCTTTCTTTTCAATGCCCTCTCTCCTTTCCTTTCTGGCGTCTGCCACCGGCCGGTCTCCCCAGCCTGTGAAAGACGCCTGCTGCAAACGCTTACCCTTTTTCAGAATATCCTGTCTCTATGGCGTCACAGGTGCTGTATAGTTTTCTGCCGTAACAGCCGTCCCGTCGCTGTAATTCCAGCCAGTGATCTGATCTGCGTCATTGGTGGTCGGCGTAAAGTGATCGGCCTGGATTGCCTCTGCCTTTATGCTGATCGTAAAAGAGGTGTCTGCCACTTCATTTCCCCAGGTTTCCGGGATATGCACGGTAGTAAATACCGGCACTCTCTGTTCTTCACCTGTCTTTGTGATCCTGTTCTGATAATAGTAGTATCCATCAGCGGAAAGTACCCAGTCATCCGCATCCATATCTATGCCCGGTAAAAGCTCTGCGATCTGATCTTCGGTAAGGCCTTCAAATATGAGTTTCACCCGCAGATAAGCACTCTCGGAATCCGCCGCTACTACAATCGTGGGGTCTTTGGTAATTTCCTGATTGGGCACCACATGGGTGATGGTATTATCTTCGTTCTCCTCACTGAACCGCGGTTCCTCCAGATCAATGTCCACATGCCCCATGGTCACTACATTGGTCTGTTCTGCCTGATCGGTAAAATATGCCAGAGTTGCGCCGATCCCCAGCGCCGCCACAACGGTTACCGCAGCCACAAGGCTGATTACTTTTCTCTTCTTCATCATCAAAATCCTCTCGTATCCTGTTTTTGTTCCCGGTTAATGACTGCTACTGTACAGATGCCCCAAGCTTGCCCAGCGCCTCTGCTGCTGCTGCCGCATAGGTGTTATTGTCGGACTGGATAGCTGCACTCCTGATAACGATGTTGCCAAGAGAAGAGCCCGGATCTGCCTTCGGCACATCAGCAATCTTTACCTGGGTAAACAACTTGCCAAGCGGCCGGTCTGCACTGCTGGTGGGAACAATCCTGTCCGTTGCAGCTGTCCCCCCGGTACACATAGTATTTGGTATTGCCTGCCGGTGTGAAGGTATGACCCGCAATCGCAGTGATCTCCTCCCAGTCGGTGGTATTCAGATCAGCAATATCCACATCATCTGTGGTCGGATCTGTAATGCTGGCAAACACATAACAGTTGATGGAATTTGCCTCCACCGTTACCCTAGGATCCTTCGGCAATGTGGCGCCCGGAAGCACCTCTTTGTAATCCTGCGTCCGCTCCACTTCAGATGCATCATAGGTGGTACGGTCATCGGTTGCCACACCATTTTCCACCTTCGCTTCATCCAACCGAAGGCCAATCCCCTGATCCGTAAACGTGAACGTGTTGGTCAGGGTTTTCGTCTCCGCACTGAGGAATGCCAGTGTGGCTCCCACGCCGATAGCTGCCACCAGCCCCATTGCAGCAAACATGCTGATCAGACTTTTCTTTCTCATAACCTCGTCTCCTTTTCTATTTTGATCCTATTTTTGCGTTGTTCCCGCCGCAGCCCTTTTCTTTCTGCGCTTTTTTGCGGGACCTTTCTCTTCTTCCGTCAGGATATCCGGCAGGAAATTGAGCAAAATCAGAACGATCAGGATACCGCAGCCCACCGCAATGCCCAGCGGTGTTTTGATATAAATGCTGAGATAGCCCAGCAGCGGAATCCAGAAAACAACCTTGCCCACCACACTGGCAAAAGCCACCGGTGCACTGTCCGGCGCATGGTTGGCATCTCCCTGGGTGGTGATCTCCTGCGTCTCCTCATCTATATTGACAATCCGATGTGTGACCAGCGTGCTGCTGCCCATCTGATAGGTGATGATATCCCCCACTTCCAGTGCATAGGGACTGCACTCCTGTACATAGACAGCCGCCCCCACCGGAATCTTCGGCTCCATGCTGCCGCTTAACACCGCCAGCGTCCGGTTACCGAACAGCATCGGTAACAGCAGTGCCGCGGCGATCACACCCAGAATGATCAATATCCCGTCAGAAATGATACTGCATATTGTTCTCATGCTTTCTCCTCTATTGTTTGGTGTCTTCAAAAACCTTCCATACCTGCTGTGCGGATGCCTGATCGTAGACACCATCTTTCATGGCATCCGCCGTTCCTATGGTTGTCTGGCAGGCCTCATGATAAACGGTGACCGTCAGATCCGGATATTTTTCCAGAAAGGCTGACCAGTCCGCAGCAATATCCCCCGCATCTCCCACAACAGGTACCGTTACCCTGTGAAACAAGGGTTCCGTCTTTTCCCCCGGTTCCAGAATATCCTGATAATAATAGAATCCGTCATCACTGTTTAATTGCCACTTTCCGTCCGCTCCCAGATTTTCCAGGGTCATCTCCTGCCCGGCGGTTTCCGGCGAAACGGATACCCGCATCCGCACCAGGCAGGCATTCTTTCCGGTATTTTTCACCCGGGGTTCCTTGGTGCCATCCGTTTTCACCTCTTCTTCCAGTTCCGTGATAACAGACCCCTTCGTAAAGGTATTGGTCAGACTGGAGGTCGCTGTAGAAAGAAATGCAATCGTTGCCCCCGTCGCGATCAGTCCCAGAAGCACCAACGCAATCAACAGCTGCCGTCTTTTTTTATACATTGCGCATCATGCCTCCTTCCTACTCTGCCTCGGTCTTCACCGGAGTAATGATCACCTTGCCGTCTTTCACCGCAAACTGATTGATGATGATATCATTGGATGTTTCGTGGTGATCCGGTGTCTTTTTATTTACCGCCTGCACCAGACCATCCCGCTCCTGCAGTCGGTTTTCTCTGCCATCCGAACCAATCTCCATCTTCTGCTCTGCCATATGGCACGGGAATCCGCCCGTCTCGTCCGCCGAAGCAGTCAGGCTGACCAGCTCATACTGCTGCACCGCCAGCTCTTCTGCTGTATAGGTGCCCTTGGGCAGATGAGAAAAGACCACTTTCGTCTCTCCGTCCTTATCTGCCTTCATACTCCTGTAGAAGCTTTCCGTTTTCGTCTGTCCGTCTTCCTCATAGGTACGGGTCAGCCGGAACGTAAAGATCGGGCTTCCCTGGGTATCCCGTACCTCTGCCGGATTGCTGATGGTCTTCACCACTGTCACCCTTCCGTCCACCACATATACGGTATATACGCCATATTCTTTATCGGGATATATTTCTTCATCTTCATTGACCGCAATCACCTGATACCGGTCACCTGCCTTTTCCCCGGCTATCCGCACCACATCTTTTCCATTCACTTTTTCCGTCGTATTGCGGTTACTTTCATCACTCGGTTCGCCGGGATCATAGACAACCTTCAGGTAAAACCCGGTGGTATCAGCAGGCTTTACCTGCCCCATTTCTTCCACTGTTATCTCATCGGTACACGCCTCATCCCGATACCAGGTAAGGGTAAAATCATCTGCCGTCACGCCCATTGCAGCCTTGCTGTCTGCGTCAAACAGCTGTTTTAAAACTGCATCCTCCGTGGGGACTGTATCTCCCAGGAAAATGGTCTGTTCCGCATTTGACACCGTCAGCTCTGCTTTCACATTCACCTTTGGCTGGGGCAGCGTTGCATCTCCGTACCCGGTGCTGATGGAAGAGTCCGGAGCAATATTTGTGGGCACATTGTTCCCTCCAATATACTCCTCCCTTGCTTTCACCGTCACTGTCTGTTCCCATGTGCCATTATTCTTGTTCGGAATCGTCTGTTCCGTCCATTTCACAGCCTGCACAGTCTTCCCATTTACTTTTGTCAGGTAAACAATTCCGCCATTGTTCAGCTGAATGGTCTTTCCATCCGCCAGCATGGCATCGGTGATCACCGTACCATCGTCTTTCACCAGCTGGAACCGCGGGTCGATCACATCTCTGATCTCCGCCTTACTGATGGCCACATCCTCAGTGATTGTGGAACTGATGGTTTTGAAAATATCCTTCAGCCCTGCAGTAGTGCTGGCCGACAGGGCACACCCCTCCGATGCAATCTTTTGGGAGAGCCATGTCTCGGTAGCCGTTGTCAGCTTCAAACCCACCGTATAAAGGATGATGCCCTTCTCCCGCAGCTTCTGGGCAGAAAGCTCCGCTGCAGATCTGTCTGTTGCTGTGGAAGGATCACCGTCTGTGAACAGGATCACATACTTGGGAACTGTACTTGCCGCATTGGCTTCATCCGTCAGCTCCTTCAGAGCCAGATCCAGCCCCCTTCTGCGGAGAGGTACCTCCACAGGCGCGCAGTGCGGAAATAGCTTTCACCAGTACATCGCTGTTCTCCCCCGCAGATTTCAGCGTACTGATATCCTGCGCATTCGAATGGAAGGTCTTGATGCCGATGCGGCTCGTGGGCGATCCCTCTGCTATGGAATTAACAAATGCATTTCCGGCCTCTTTTAACCCGGTCAGACCGCTGTCAATCGTATAAATTTTGGTAGTGGAACTATCAGCTATCTCTTTCCAGCTGCCATTTTTCCGAGTATGATACAGCCACTTGCCGTCCCGGTAAATCATCGGGGATTTGGCATTGTAGTAAGACCAGTATGAGAAAGGTACATTTTCCGTACTGTCACCGTAGTAATAAACCTTTGTCGCATCCAGACTGTTTTTCACATCTTTATATGTTTCCTGCCAGCTTCCGACCTGCACAAAACCGTCGCTGTCATCATTACTGCCGTCGTACAGCATACTTCCGGATATATCCAGCACCATCATCACATCCGCCACGCCGCCCGTCTCCTGGGTTGTCTGGCTGGTCAGTTTGGAAGAAGCGGTGATGGCGATATCATATGTCCGATCCTCCCAGCTCTTTACTTTTGCTGTCTTATCATAATCCAGTACACTGTCAATCCGCTCCTGCTCTGTCAGATTCAGGATTTCATACCTGCCGCCCTCTGATTTCGTATACAGGGTCTCTCCGTCCGACAGATACAGATTGGCTTTGACACTGCCCTCTTCTCCTTCCACCGGCTCTACCTTTACCACCCAGGTATCCAGCGTCGGGATATATTTGCTGGGTGCCTTTGTCTCAGACAGCTGATACTCTCCTTCCGTCAGCCTGGTAAAATTCAGGCTTCCATCTGCCTTGGAAGTTGCTGTCTGGATCTCCCCGGTTCCGTCCTTTACCAGTTTAAACTGTGCGCCTTCCAGGGCTTCTCCATCGGAATTTACTTTATAAAGCAGCAGATCTGACATGGGGGTATCTGTCACACCGGAAATCCGCGCAGACGGAAGGGGTAAAATTCATCTGACAGTTGGATGAGCCTGCGCCCCGCTCCATATAGAGCACCGTCAGCGTATGCTCCCTCTCGGTATCCGCCGGATCAATATAGTTCCACAGATCCACCGTTCCTGTTGCAGCACTGTGAATGCCGCCCAGATCAATGACCACCTTATCTTTATCCAGTACCACCCACAGGTCATCATCCCCGGTGAAAGAATAGTTCAGAGGCCCTTTATAATCGCCCA
Above is a window of Oscillospiraceae bacterium NTUH-002-81 DNA encoding:
- a CDS encoding SipW-dependent-type signal peptide-containing protein is translated as MMKKRKVISLVAAVTVVAALGIGATLAYFTDQAEQTNVVTMGHVDIDLEEPRFSEENEDNTITHVVPNQEITKDPTIVVAADSESAYLRVKLIFEGLTEDQIAELLPGIDMDADDWVLSADGYYYYQNRITKTGEEQRVPVFTTVHIPETWGNEVADTSFTISIKAEAIQADHFTPTTNDADQITGWNYSDGTAVTAENYTAPVTP
- a CDS encoding signal peptidase I, producing the protein MRTICSIISDGILIILGVIAAALLLPMLFGNRTLAVLSGSMEPKIPVGAAVYVQECSPYALEVGDIITYQMGSSTLVTHRIVNIDEETQEITTQGDANHAPDSAPVAFASVVGKVVFWIPLLGYLSIYIKTPLGIAVGCGILIVLILLNFLPDILTEEEKGPAKKRRKKRAAAGTTQK
- a CDS encoding VWA domain-containing protein; translation: MEVPLRRRGLDLALKELTDEANAASTVPKYVILFTDGDPSTATDRSAAELSAQKLREKGIILYTVGLKLTTATETWLSQKIASEGCALSASTTAGLKDIFKTISSTITEDVAISKAEIRDVIDPRFQLVKDDGTVITDAMLADGKTIQLNNGGIVYLTKVNGKTVQAVKWTEQTIPNKNNGTWEQTVTVKAREEYIGGNNVPTNIAPDSSISTGYGDATLPQPKVNVKAELTVSNAEQTIFLGDTVPTEDAVLKQLFDADSKAAMGVTADDFTLTWYRDEACTDEITVEEMGQVKPADTTGFYLKVVYDPGEPSDESNRNTTEKVNGKDVVRIAGEKAGDRYQVIAVNEDEEIYPDKEYGVYTVYVVDGRVTVVKTISNPAEVRDTQGSPIFTFRLTRTYEEDGQTKTESFYRSMKADKDGETKVVFSHLPKGTYTAEELAVQQYELVSLTASADETGGFPCHMAEQKMEIGSDGRENRLQERDGLVQAVNKKTPDHHETSNDIIINQFAVKDGKVIITPVKTEAE
- a CDS encoding prealbumin-like fold domain-containing protein, whose amino-acid sequence is MSDLLLYKVNSDGEALEGAQFKLVKDGTGEIQTATSKADGSLNFTRLTEGEYQLSETKAPSKYIPTLDTWVVKVEPVEGEEGSVKANLYLSDGETLYTKSEGGRYEILNLTEQERIDSVLDYDKTAKVKSWEDRTYDIAITASSKLTSQTTQETGGVADVMMVLDISGSMLYDGSNDDSDGFVQVGSWQETYKDVKNSLDATKVYYYGDSTENVPFSYWSYYNAKSPMIYRDGKWLYHTRKNGSWKEIADSSTTKIYTIDSGLTGLKEAGNAFVNSIAEGSPTSRIGIKTFHSNAQDISTLKSAGENSDVLVKAISALRACGGTSPQKGAGSGSEGADG